TCCAGTGACTCACCTATAGGACAAGCTTTGCAgtcaaaatggctttttccaGGAGCATCATTGAGGTGGACGAAGCTGCCATCTGGACATCTCTTGCAACTGGCATTCACAAAAGCTAAGCTGTCTGAATAGTAGCCACCTGTTtaagaaataaatatttatgaCCAAGGGTTATAAGGGAAATATTTGATAATCATACAAACCGCAAGGGATTTCCCGAGTAACTCATTTGGTAATGTGAactgatatatgaaatgtttcagctcccaacgtcagtggcttcatagctcagttggttagagcgtcgcacccgtatcgcgaggtcacgggttcaaaccccgttgaaatccTGAATTTTCAAGGCTTCCATACACGCagttgcgttcataactgcgaggatcgacatagcttacttaatttcacatccgcagttctataATATAACCTATTAAGCATATGATATAATATATTAAGCATTTCATATatcaaggaagctatgatcatcgcagttatgaacgcaatttaagcaattgtgtatagaagcTTGAagaagtcaggacttcaacggggtttgaacccgtgacctcgcgatacagTTGacacgctctaaccaactgagctatgaagccactgacgttttAGCTCCCAACGCATAAATTGCGTtgataactgcgaggatcatatttTACTTAATTTGATAATATTAGATTACTTCCTAATATTTTACATGGGTGACAAGTTACAGCCTTTTTAAAAGTCGTTTCTTACTCGTTTATTTTACTATGCAAGCATGTTGAGAAGTTGTTAGAATTAAGTTTATCAGCCTGTTTATTTTACTATGCAAGCATGTTGAGAAGTTGTTAGAATTAAGTTTATCAGCCTGTTTCATAAAAGCTCTAAAAACCTTCAATCAGCAATTGTGCTTCAAATTAGTtgttccccttttttttttttttccttgtgcttttattttgctttgttctcGTAGGACGACTGGGAAAAACATTATGACACCATAGTTTCGCAAATGGCCTACTATTTTAAGTCTTTCCTGGCTATTGCTTAGCTAAtgttgaaaattacagttatagTGATAAAATTGAGAGGACAGTGGCTCTTTTGCCGAGGGTATACACTTTTTGTCAATCTTGCAATGTATCAGGTGGAATCGAAGGTGAAAGTAATGCCGGAATTTTTAAAAGTGGCCCTATTTTCTTggaatgttaataataataataataactttatttcaggAGGGAGACATCTATATAACTGTAGTTAATCATGATGGCCCTCAAAATAATcgtaataatataaaaaaaaaaaaatatatatatatatatatatatatatatatatatatatatattactgtctgcagttagatatatatatattactgtctgcagttagatatagctctttggtgtaaaaaccaaattgagcactctatctgggatgagtccttgctacttagcaactgcgcatgctcactagagtattctagtttgagcactctggcaggactgagttaccacatttgtgggaagctcgaggtgacctttaaaggttcaccttcatctcagcatcagtactgcactgatgaggcccagaaggccgaaacagtactgtctgcagttagttatatatatatatatatatatatatatatatatatatatatatatactacgCAAAAAAAGTTACATTAAAAATCTAAATAGTTTGGTTCTAAAGTTATTTAAATCATTAGATTTCGTAATTTATAGTGGAAGACTGTTCCACAAGTGAGTTCCTctgtaaagaaaggatttctgtCCAACTGCCAGGCGGAATTTGCGTTGTAGGGCCAGTTTATCGTTGGTAAACGCCCTTGTAATCCTTGATCTTGTGTCTTTAAGCTTGGTAAAGATATTACAGAGGTAGTCTGGAGCTAGATTATTGAGACACTTGTAGACCAAAGTCCCACGTTGTAAGATGATACGCTTGTCAAAGGATAGCCAGTTGAGTTTGGCAAAAAGATCAGGACTTGGGGTGTCTGTGGGTTTTTTCACATCAAGGATTATTCTTGCAGCTCGTTTTTGTTGCTTGAGCAGCCTTTCAGTAATACCAACATAGAAATCTTAGTAATCTTAGTAATCTTAGTTTCGGTAGAACATAAAAATGTTCTACCGAAACAAAAAACCTTGGTCTCGTAAAGACATTTTAACGCAAAGTACAGTAACCTTTGGCATTCCTCTTCTTGCAGTACTCTGCGAATGGCTTGAAGAAAGAgaggaaaataaatatttcgtATTGGACGAAGTGACTCGATTGTGTTTCGCTAATGTATCAAAATATGTCTGAAACGTGTTGTTCATCTCATTAATCTTGAGCTTTTCACAGCTACAAATTAAAGGATGACCACCTCAAACTGCTGTATTTGTGTGGTATCCTGTGATGGTAGCACACTAAGGAAATCtatatttattgcatttttcttgAATAACGTTTCAACGCTATGAGACCACTTAAGGAGAGCTGTTCTGATCGGACGGAAGAAACTGGTTTTCCCGAAAGAAACCGAAAAAGTCAGGTTACGATCGACCTTAACTCAACCCAATATGCATAACAGTTGAGTTGAAAGGAGCACCATTTAAGGACTAAGTTCACCCGATTCCCTCTATTTTAGACGCAAATGTGTTATAGAAAGTTATTGTATTCTTTAACAAGAAATCGGTTGTTGTCAATGATTCTGAAAAGATTGAGCCTTCGAGTtcgaaaaaaagaagaaaaatccCTCAAGGTTTTTGCTGTTATTTGTATTTCCTTCATGCAAGGAAGGAACGTAAATTATTGAGCTATGGGTGGAGTGGTTCGGAAGATTTACATTGCCAAGCAACTAGTTAAGATGCacttttttgattttttttttttgctatcaTCACGAATATGTTCGTAAAAGCAGTCTGCATCTTTATTCACATCTACTGATCCAAAACTGTCTCCCAGTTTCTTCTCCATTCTACCTGAGGCTGGGTTGTTATTCTTGCAGAGTAAACAGCATTTATTGTAAATGATATCAATATTTATGCATTTTTCCAATAGCCCTTTTTACAGTTTCCGACGCCATATTGGATATGTAACCGCGCAAACATGATAGCGAGGGTAGTGTTGAGTCGCGGAAGATTCAAAACAGCTGATTGTAGTGTCAGAGTAGCCTTTGTAGTACGATTTCACGTTCTTCTTTGCGATCGTTCAACCAAAATGGTTTTAAAATATAAAGACCAGGAAATCGCGTCACTCGCTGATATCCAAAGGCTTACAGCCAAAGATTTACGCATTATTTTGCGATCCCATTCAGAGTCCCCAGGCGGGACGAAGGCTGACCTGGTGTTAAAAGTCTACGCATTGCTTATGCGACAGATATTTCCATCGGCAGCGAATAGCGACGAAACTGAAAGCGACATCGAGGAGTTCAAATACGATTCGACGATGAGAAGGATTTCGGCACGGGGATGGTCGACAGATCTAAGAAATTTGCCTGAAATGAATTTTGTTCAGCTATACGATTACCTTGTGGTATCGACGCGCAAGTATCGTCATATCGTTCTTAAGGGAACTAACTACAAGAAACTTAAGTCTTACCAGTTCTTCTTCGAAGGGAATGTCAAGAAGTTAGAATGCAAAAACCACGACAACAAAAGGTACCTCAGGGCGAATGTTTTACCTTCGATGAAGAAGACGCCATACCGAGTTGTGATAGAGTTCTCACCTACTTGTGATGTTCTGCGCGCTGCTTGCACTTGCCCTGCTGGACTTGGATTGCAAGGCAAGGGAAAGTGTAATCACGTCGGAGGAGTTCTTTTTGCCATCGAAGACTTTTCCAGGAGAGGTTTACAACAAAACCCAGAACCTTTAACCTGCACATCCCGCTTGTCAGTCTGGATTGTACCGCGAAATCAAAGCGTTGCCGCGAAACCGCTCGACAAAGTACTGATCAGAAAAATCAgatttggaaagaaaaatattcgCACGCAGGccaaaatcataaaatttgatcCAAGGGCACCACAACACCGAAATAGAGACCCTGAACGCTTCAAAAAGCTTTGTAGTGAACTGCAAAATTGTTTGCCTTCAAGTTCATTTTTTCTCTTCCACGACGTTAAATCGAAATGCTCAGGAACAGATAGTGCTGGTTCAGAAAATGTGACAGAGGATCAAACTACCATTCCCTTCACTGATAGCTACGATATTGCAACGAATCGTTTTAAAGACATGGTGGATGAACATGTGTCGTCCTGGACTATCAGTGAAGAGGAAATAAAAGAAACCGAAATGTCAACGAGAGGACAGAGCCAAAATCCGATGTGGTTTGAAAAGCGAAAATCAATTCTAGCTGCTTCAAATTTTGGAAAGGCTGCAAAAACGAAAGTGGAACCTTCCAACAAACTTAAGGCAATGCTGTACTCAAATTTTACTACAGAGGCAGTGCAGTATGGTATTGAAAGTGAGGAGAAGGCTGTAAACCTGTACCTGAGAGAAATGCAACAACAAAGATTCAATCTAAAAGTGGATGAGGTTGGCCTTTTGGTGTCCATGAAAAAACCATACTTGGGAGCAAGTTTGGACAGGATTGTGACAAACATGGACCAAAACAGCAAATGGTGGATggaaatcaaatctccttttagTAAAGCAGGCATGGATGTCGACGAAGCCTGCAaatcaaaaacattttgcttGGAAAAAATACCTGATGGAACCATAAGATTAAAAAGAAATCATGACTATTATATTCAAGTCCAAGGTCAACTATATTGTTCAAACTTAGACCTGAAAGGAATTATTTTTGTAGTTTACTTTGGTGAGGAAAAGCCTCTATtcatagaaaacattttctttgatgcTAGTTGCTGGATTGAATATCATCCAAAGATAGATTACTTCTTTAAAAAAGCCTTTTTTCCAGAAATGTTGACCAGGAGGGTTCAACGTGGAAAACTGCTTTACCTTCACGGTGGATGGATACCATATGGACATTATTCCTGCTCATTAAGTGGTCTTAAGTTAACATTTCAAAGAGCTCATTGACAATAATGATATGATTATTTACAGAAAAAAAGTAACTGAACTAAGCATAATTTCTCTTTACATGACACCCTCAGGCTAGAGAGAACAAAAATTAGTTGCTTCATGATGCAAACAGATGTAGTGGTTCTTTAGCTGGTTCCAACAAAGGTGGCAAAAAGTTTGTCAATAGCCCACAGACTGTTGCTATCTGAGTGGCATATGGACTTAGTGTGTTGGGCAATGTACCATCTAAAATGTGGTAAGTCTTAATTCTGCCGATTGCACGTTCCACATGAATGCGCACTGACGCAATACTCATTGTCTCCTCAGTTTCTGCTGCAGTCATTTGTTCTCTTCCAGCCAAGAATGGTGGCATGTTGACAGAAACGCCGTCAGGGACAATGTTAGAAATATCAAAGCCACGGTCCACCATGACATTGTCACCAGGTTCTAATAAATCCAAAATGCCGCTTTCTCTTGTAATTTGTTTATCAGAGACTCGCCCTCCCCAGAGGTCTGACAGGAAAGTCACTTGCCCATTTGGGGTTACACCTACCAACAGCTTCCAAGTGTTGTGGTGCTTGTAATCAGACCATGTCTCAGACTGTGCAAGCATTGCCGAAGGACGCTGAATAAACAGTTCTGTACAGTCTAAAATAATTCTTGTTGTTGCATATTGAGCAAACTCTTGTGGCATATTCTTTCGGACCAGTTCTTGCGTTGGAAATGGGCAAAGGTCTCTTAGTTCCACATATAAAAGATTGATCCATGTAATGCAGATTCTTGACACCTGCAGGCTTGTGCTGATCCCAAATCTATCAGCAAGATCTTGTACAAATAAACCAGCTTTGAGTCTCATAAGTACAAGCAAAAATTCATCCAAGTATGACAGCTTTCTTGGAGGTCCAGGTTTGTTTCTGTTATCATCCACTTGGTATGACTGTTGCTCTTCCAACAATTTCTCTCCTTTCCAGTACTGCATCTTTGTCAATTTTGGTTCAATAAAGTTATAGAAACTTATGAGTGCTCCATAGTTAGGGAATCCAGTATAAAACAGAACTGCTGAATCATCATCTTTAATTTTGTCCATTGAAAATTGACGTTCCAATAAAATATCCCTCTCTTTCTCAACTTCccttagtttttctttcaagtcaGCTAATTGTACTTGCAGTAGCTCCATTTCCCATTGCAGCTTAAGGACGTCTGATTCTTCCTGGGCTGGTGAAGGTGAAGAGGCATTGACAGTTGACACAGTGGCTTCAACTTCTTGGTCAAACAATTCCTGTTCAACTTCAAGTGACTCTTCCTGAGTTGTAACAGTTGCTACTGGGACCCTTTCAGCAGGCAGTTTCCGTTGTTTTTTTGCTACTGACCAGTTAAATTGAGATGGTTCTACCcctatatataataataaaactcatcagttttttagcaataatgttattatatatatttacatgtaGTTCTAAATGTTactatattatattattataattttacatTCAGTTCATAAGTATCGTATAAGACCACAGTGCAAATAGAAATAGAAGTATCAACTTTTTATTAAGAAGAAAAAGGCACAGTATCAACACTACGAGACCGAAAATCAGAGCAGGCACTTTCTTTCGGTATCCAAGTAACAACAAAACAACCCCACAAACATTACACACCTTTCACCAATTCCCAGCGACCTGCCAAGGTTTTTCGGATGTCTTCTTTTCTGAAATGTTCCGAGCACAAAAAAGTTGATTTTGTGACGAAGAATCCGTCCTTTCCATGCTGGCGCTTTATGAGATTGCACCATCTGTTTCGCCGCTGGACGTCCTTCGGAGACGAGAAGAAATGCAGACCTGTTGCATTGCCTTTTGCGTCGTAATAGCTGTTAGCACAGCTAAAAGCGGCACAGTGTCTTCGTCTTCTTTtcgaagaagaaggaggagtATCCTGCGTTGAGAAAGTGTCGGTCATCGTCGAAATATCTTGATGAAAGCCACAAAACACTGCCACGTTTCACTGTAATCTCACTGACACGAACAACGCGACTCAACACTAGCCTCGCTATCAAGTTTGCGCGGTTACAAATCCAATATGGCGCCGGGAACTGTAAAAAGGGCTATTACTGACGTTTGCtgattgtttgtgttttacCATCTATCGCTAGTAATTTTAGTGTTCTATTATATCGGCTACACAGCTAGGAAATTGACAAACAACAACAGGCACTTTTGCAATGAGGCTGGGACGTGTTCGAGCAGCAGTTTAGGACTTTTAATCCAAAGAAAACGTTTCTTGTGTATTAAGCAGCAAGTATGTGCACGCAAGAGTCTCACTTCGACCTCTTAGTTTCACTGAAATGAGTTATAGAGTGTTAATTTTTAGAGCTTACCAGCAGGGCATTGTTGGCAGCTCGGATCGGCGCTAGAACTATCAACAAAGGTTCCTAAAGGACAGGGGCCAAGCTTGTCGTCCATAGTTTTATTAGCAAATCCACTTCGAACAAACACCCCACGTACAAGAAATTTTAGATACCGATTAGTCAAATCGGAGATATCGACGAATTCGGAGGAGCCTCCGTGGACATCACTGAAATGTAAACGGTACGCAAAgccaaaaaatgaataaataataactataatgataataataataaagataataataattattgttattattattatgatttgcTTCAATTTCTTGGACATCAGCATTATTATATTCTTCTGATAGAGGCACACAATCAACTGGAGCCATACGACAAACTGTATTGTGGCAAGGGAATAGTGAAAAATGTTACTTAAAAGACACTGCTCCAGCCCCTCGTTTGCGGCAGTTCAACGGACATctttttaaaaaaggaaaagaacaaaaacgaaaacacaaagaaCCCGCCTTGGGAGAGTGTTTTAATGGGGGAAAAGTGGCAAGAAGGGCCACTGGGAGACTAGATATGAAGCAAAGAAAGCTGAGTGTACAGGCCTCCCAGTCAATAAAAGGGCTAGTTGCAAACGAGTAAGTTCTTTGACTACCTGTCTGGCGAAAATATAAACGGCTCAATGCGCACTGAAAAAAACTGCGTAAGCTTAAAGATGAACAATGTCGGGGAGCAGGTAGTTTAGTTACAAATTGTACTCACAGGTAGATCGTGCATTTGTTCTGAAATTTGACCATGGTGATTCTGCCTTCATCCAAAGTTCTTTAAAAGATGTAAAGAATCATCTTAACTTTCTAAGCTATGTAAAGAACATATTACCTGGGTGCGATTTCCTTAAGTTTTAACTAATGGTTTGTTTGTCATAGACGTGTTGGAGTGGTTGGACCCTAAAGAATCAATGGAAGAATCGTGAGTCTATCTTTCTTGGAAAATATAAACGTCTGCATTCATGTTTCACGTCGTACATGTGAAATAATTGATAACTCAGTATACTGTGATCTGCGACCCTGATGACGTAAGAAGTTTAAACTCCGGAAGCCAAAATACTTTTAACACAACCTCGGTCGTAAAAACAATTCAATGATTTCCGTAAAACGTTTGTCTATAGATCTGTATTGAATAc
Above is a genomic segment from Acropora muricata isolate sample 2 chromosome 1, ASM3666990v1, whole genome shotgun sequence containing:
- the LOC136897790 gene encoding uncharacterized protein produces the protein MVLKYKDQEIASLADIQRLTAKDLRIILRSHSESPGGTKADLVLKVYALLMRQIFPSAANSDETESDIEEFKYDSTMRRISARGWSTDLRNLPEMNFVQLYDYLVVSTRKYRHIVLKGTNYKKLKSYQFFFEGNVKKLECKNHDNKRYLRANVLPSMKKTPYRVVIEFSPTCDVLRAACTCPAGLGLQGKGKCNHVGGVLFAIEDFSRRGLQQNPEPLTCTSRLSVWIVPRNQSVAAKPLDKVLIRKIRFGKKNIRTQAKIIKFDPRAPQHRNRDPERFKKLCSELQNCLPSSSFFLFHDVKSKCSGTDSAGSENVTEDQTTIPFTDSYDIATNRFKDMVDEHVSSWTISEEEIKETEMSTRGQSQNPMWFEKRKSILAASNFGKAAKTKVEPSNKLKAMLYSNFTTEAVQYGIESEEKAVNLYLREMQQQRFNLKVDEVGLLVSMKKPYLGASLDRIVTNMDQNSKWWMEIKSPFSKAGMDVDEACKSKTFCLEKIPDGTIRLKRNHDYYIQVQGQLYCSNLDLKGIIFVVYFGEEKPLFIENIFFDASCWIEYHPKIDYFFKKAFFPEMLTRRVQRGKLLYLHGGWIPYGHYSCSLSGLKLTFQRAH
- the LOC136930529 gene encoding uncharacterized protein — translated: MELLQVQLADLKEKLREVEKERDILLERQFSMDKIKDDDSAVLFYTGFPNYGALISFYNFIEPKLTKMQYWKGEKLLEEQQSYQVDDNRNKPGPPRKLSYLDEFLLVLMRLKAGLFVQDLADRFGISTSLQVSRICITWINLLYVELRDLCPFPTQELVRKNMPQEFAQYATTRIILDCTELFIQRPSAMLAQSETWSDYKHHNTWKLLVGVTPNGQVTFLSDLWGGRVSDKQITRESGILDLLEPGDNVMVDRGFDISNIVPDGVSVNMPPFLAGREQMTAAETEETMSIASVRIHVERAIGRIKTYHILDGTLPNTLSPYATQIATVCGLLTNFLPPLLEPAKEPLHLFAS